One Helianthus annuus cultivar XRQ/B chromosome 7, HanXRQr2.0-SUNRISE, whole genome shotgun sequence genomic region harbors:
- the LOC110866873 gene encoding callose synthase 3 produces MMQTQTAGNLGESIFDSEVVPSSLVEIAPILRVANEVEPSNPRVAYLCRFYAFEKAHRLDPTSSGRGVRQFKTALLQRLERENDPTLIGRMKKSDAREMQSFYRHYYSKYIQALQSAADKADRAQLTKAYQTANVLFEVLKAVNQTQAVEVDREILETHDKVAQKTEIYLPYNILPLDPDSANQAIMRYPEIQAAVVALRNTRGLPWPREYKKKNEEDILDWLQAMFGFQKDNVANQREHLILLLANVHIRQIPKPDQQPKLEERALNEVMKKLFKNYKKWCKYLDRKSSLWLPTIQQEVQQRKLLYMGLYLLIWGEAANLRFMPECLCYIYHHMAFELYGMLAGNVSLMTGENVKPAYGGDEEAFLTKVVTPIYEVIKREAAWSKVGRSKHSQWRNYDDLNEYFWSVDCFRLGWPMRADADFFSHPEKSRESEKNGDGKPSNKHRRVAKVNFVEIRSYWHVFRSFDRMWSFFILCLQAMIIIAWNGDGNPTSIFNSDVFQKVLSVFITASILKLGQAVLDVVLNWKARECMPFYVKLRYLLKVVSAAAWVIVLPVTYAYTSKDPAGLAQTIKGWFGNSQGSPSLFILAVVIYLSPNMLAAVLFLFPFIRRYLESSDYRIMMLMMWWSQPRLYVGRGMHESTFSLFKYTTFWILLIITKLAFSYYLEIKPLVGPTKAIMRVHIRTYAWHEFFPQARNNIGVVVALWAPIILVYFMDTQIWYAIFSTIFGGVYGAFRRLGEIRTLGMLRSRFESLPGAFNGCLIPPEKSDPVKKKGLKATLSRNYDAISYSKGKEAARFAQLWNKIITSFREEDLINNREMNLLLVPYWADRDLDLIQWPPFLLASMIPIALDMAKDSNGKDRELKKRIENDSYMSCAVRECYASFHNIIKFLVRGSRERKVIDDIFEEVDKHIDNGDLVRDFKMSALPILYDHVVKLLKYLLTNKQEDRDQVVILFQDMHEVVTRDIMEERLEGQEDEVDEQIQLFQPAGAIMFPTPESEAWKEKINRLYLLLTVKESAMDVPSNLEARRRLSFFSNSLFMDMPSAPKVRNMLSFSVLTPIYTEEVLFSLHDLEVPNEDGVSILFYLQKIFPDEWNNFLERVNCSSEDDLKESDQLEDQLRLWASYRGQTLTKTVRGMMYYRKALELQAFLDMAKDEDLMEGYKAIELNEDQMKGERSLWAQCQAVADMKFTHVVSCQQYGIHKRSGDPRAQNVVRLMTDYPSLRVAYVDEVEEPSKDATKKINQKVYYSALVKAMPNSNASETGQNLDQVIYKIKLPGPAILGEGKPENQNHAIIFTRGEGLQTIDMNQDNYMEEALKMRNLLQEFLKKHDDVRYPTILGFREHIFTGSVSSLAWFMSNQETSFVTIGQRLLANPLKVRFHYGHPDVFDRLFHLTRGGVSKASKTINLSEDIFAGFNSTLREGNVTHHEYIQVGKGRDVGLNQISLFEAKIANGNGEQTLSRDLYRLGHRFDFFRMLSCYFTTVGFYFSTLLTVLTVYVFLYGRLYLVLSGLEQGLSAEPAIRHNKPLQVALASQSFVQIGFLMALPMMMEIGLERGFRTALSEFILMQLQLAPVFFTFTLGTKTHYYGRTLLHGGAKYRATGRGFVVFHAKFAENYRLYSRSHFVKGIELMILLLVYQIFGESYRGPVAYLLITISIWFMVGTWLFAPFLFNPSGFEWQKIVDDWSDWNKWISTQGGIGVPPEKSWESWWEEKQEHLRYTGKRGVIVEILLSLRFFIYQYGLVYHLTMTKHQKSVLVYGISWVVIFAILLVVKAISFGRMKFSAKFQLVFRLIKGAIFIMFVSILVILIALPHMTLQDIFVCILAFMPTGWGLLLIAQACKPVVKSAGFWGSVKTLARGYEIVMGLLLFTPVAFLAWFPFVSEFQTRMLFNQAFSRGLQISRILGGHRKDRSARNKE; encoded by the exons gtcggtTTTACGCATTTGAGAAAGCCCATAGGCTTGACCCCACTTCTAGTGGACGTGGTGTTCGTCAATTCAAAACTGCCCTTCTTCAGCGGCTTGAAAGA GAAAATGATCCGACCTTGATTGGGAGGATGAAGAAAAGCGATGCGCGTGAAATGCAAAGCTTTTATCGACACTACTACTCAAAGTACATCCAAGCTTTGCAAAGTGCTGCTGACAAGGCAGACCG TGCACAGCTTACCAAAGCATACCAAACTGCTAATGTTCTCTTTGAGGTTTTAAAGGCTGTTAATCAAACACAAGCAGTGGAAGTTGACCGGGAG ATTCTGGAAACGCATGATAAAGTTGCACAAAAGACAGAGATCTATCTCCCGTATAATATACTACCTCTTGATCCTGATAGTGCCAATCAGGCCATCATGAGATACCCGGAG ATTCAAGCTGCTGTTGTTGCTCTTCGTAACACGAGGGGTCTTCCATGGCCCAGGGAATATAAGAAGAAAAATGAAGAAGACATTCTAGATTGGCTTCAAGCTATGTTTGGGTTTCAG AAAGATAATGTGGCAAACCAGCGGGAGCATCTGATTTTGTTGCTTGCAAATGTTCATATTCGTCAAATTCCTAAACCTGACCAGCAGCCCAAG CTGGAGGAGCGCGCATTGAATGAAGTGATGAAGAAACTTTTCAAGAACTACAAGAAATGGTGCAAGTACTTGGACCGAAAAAGCAGTCTTTG GTTGCCAACCATACAACAAGAAGTTCAACAGCGTAAATTACTGTATATGGGTCTTTATCTTCTCATTTGGGGGGAGGCTGCTAACTTGAGATTTATGCCCGAGTGCCTCTGCTACATCTATCATCAT ATGGCTTTTGAGCTGTACGGTATGCTAGCTGGCAATGTCAGTCTAATGACTGGCGAGAATGTAAAACCAGCTTATGGAGGAGACGAGGAAGCATTCTTGACAAAAGTGGTTACTCCTATCTATGAAGTCATTAAAAGG GAAGCTGCCTGGAGCAAAGTAGGGAGATCAAAACATTCTCAATGGAGAAACTATGATGATCTAAATGagtatttttg GTCTGTAGATTGTTTCCGGTTAGGTTGGCCAATGCGTGCTGATGCTGATTTTTTCTCTCATCCTGAGAAGTCACGCGAGTCTGAAAAAAATGGG GATGGCAAACCAAGTAATAAACATCGACGGGTCGCCAAAGTCAATTTTGTTGAGATAAGATCGTATTGGCATGTTTTTAGAAGCTTCGACAGAATGTGGAGTTTTTTTATATTGTGCTTACAG GCTATGATTATTATAGCTTGGAATGGTGATGGTAACCCAACCTCAATATTTAACTCTGACGTTTTTCAGAAAGTACTTAGTGTATTTATAACCGCTTCAATATTGAAGCTTGGTCAAG CTGTTTTAGATGTGGTACTAAATTGGAAGGCAAGAGAATGCATGCCCTTTTATGTCAAACTGCGATACCTTTTAAAGGTTGTATCAGCTGCAGCCTGGGTGATAGTCTTACCAGTTACTTACGCGTACACGTCAAAAGATCCAGCTGGACTTGCTCAAACAATTAAAGGTTGGTTTGGGAACAGCCAAGGTTCCCCATCATTGTTCATTTTGGCTGTTGTTATATACTTGTCACCAAACATGCTGGCTGCGGTGTTGTTTCTGTTCCCCTTCATACGTCGTTACCTTGAGAGTTCAGACTACAGAATTATGATGCTCATGATGTGGTGGTCTCAG CCTCGACTTTATGTTGGGAGGGGAATGCACGAAAGCACATTTTCACTTTTCAA GTACACAACCTTTTGGATTCTGCTCATTATCACTAAGCTGGCTTTCAGTTACTATTTGGAG ATAAAGCCACTTGTGGGTCCTACAAAAGCTATCATGCGTGTTCATATCAGAACTTACGCATGGCATGAGTTCTTCCCTCAGG CAAGGAACAATATTGGTGTGGTGGTTGCACTCTGGGCTCCAATTATTCTT GTGTATTTTATGGATACCCAAATTTGGTATGCTATTTTCTCTACAATATTTGGGGGTGTTTATGGGGCGTTCCGTCGTCTTGGAGAG ATTCGAACCCTTGGGATGTTACGGTCCCGTTTTGAGTCGTTACCTGGAGCATTTAATGGTTGCTTGATTCCTCCCGAGAAAAGTGATCCAGTGAAAAAGAAAGGACTTAAGGCTACCTTGTCTCGTAACTATGATGCA ATTTCCTATTCCAAAGGGAAAGAGGCTGCAAGATTTGCTCAGTTATGGAACAAAATTATCACAAGTTTCCGAGAGGAAGATCTTATTAATAATCG GGAAATGAACCTCTTGCTTGTTCCGTATTGGGCTGACCGAGACTTGGACCTAATTCAGTGGCCTCCGTTTCTGCTTGCTAGCATG ATCCCTATTGCATTGGATATGGCGAAAGACAGCAATGGAAAAGATCGTGAGCTGAAAAAGAGGATCGAGAATGACAGTTATATGTCTTGTGCTGTTCGTGAATGCTACGCTTCGTTTCACAATATTATTAAGTTTTTGGTTCGTGGCAGTCGTGAGAGGAA GGTAATTGATGATATATTTGAGGAAGTTGACAAACATATTGATAATGGCGATCTAGTTAGAGATTTCAAAATGAGTGCCCTGCCTATTCTCTACGATCATGTTGTCAAGCTTCTTAAATACTTG CTAACAAATAAGCAGGAGGACCGGGATCAAGTTGTAATTCTTTTCCAGGATATGCATGAAGTTGTGACAAGAGACATAATGGAAGAACG TTTGGAAGGGCAAGAAGACGAGGTTGATGAACAGATTCAGCTATTTCAACCTGCAGGAGCAATCATGTTCCCGACTCCAGAATCAGAAGCTTGGAAGGAGAAA ATCAATAGGTTGTACCTGTTGCTTACAGTGAAGGAATCTGCTATGGACGTGCCCTCAAACTTGGAAGCTAGAAGACGTTTATCCTTCTTCTCCAATTCATTATTTATGGACATGCCCTCAGCCCCCAAAGTTCGCAATATGCTTTCCTTCTC TGTACTCACCCCGATTTACACAGAGGAGGTTCTCTTTTCATTGCATGATTTGGAAGTTCCAAATGAGGATGGGGTATCAATCCTCTTCTATTTGCAGAAGATTTTCCCAG ATGAGTGGAACAACTTTCTTGAGAGAGTCAATTGCTCCAGTGAAGACGACCTAAAGGAAAGCGATCAATTAGAAGATCAGCTGCGTCTTTGGGCTTCTTATAGAGGACAAACGTTGACCAAAACTG TTAGGGGAATGATGTATTATCGTAAAGCATTGGAACTTCAGGCATTCCTTGATATGGCTAAAGATGAAG ATCTGATGGAAGGGTATAAGGCGATTGAATTGAATGAGGATCAGATGAAGGGCGAAAGGTCATTGTGGGCCCAGTGTCAAGCAGTAGCTGATATGAAATTTACACATGTGGTTTCATGCCAACAATATGGTATTCATAAGCGATCTGGTGATCCTCGTGCACAAAATGTTGTGAGGCTAATGACTGACTACCCATCTCTTCGTGTTGCTTATGTTGATGAGGTTGAGGAGCCTAGCAAAGATGCAACTAAAAAGATTAACCAGAAAGTTTATTACTCTGCTCTTGTCAAAGCTATGCCAAATTCCAATGCTTCTGAGACGGGACAGAACTTGGATCAG GTTATTTACAAGATAAAATTACCCGGACCTGCAATTCTGGGAGAAGGAAAGCCTGAGAATCAGAATCACGCTATCATCTTCACACGTGGAGAAGGCTTGCAGACTATAGACATGAACCAG GACAATTACATGGAAGAAGCCTTAAAGATGAGGAACCTGCTTCAAGAATTTCTTAAAAAGCATGATGATGTGAGGTATCCTACGATATTGGGATTTCGGGAGCATATTTTCACTGGAAG TGTTTCTTCTCTTGCATGGTTTATGTCCAATCAAGAAACAAGCTTTGTAACAATTGGTCAGAGATTACTCGCCAACCCTTTGAA GGTTCGTTTTCACTATGGTCATCCAGATGTCTTTGATAGGCTTTTTCATCTTACACGAGGGGGTGTGAGCAAAGCCTCCAAGACCATAAATCTCAGTGAGGACATATTTGCTG GTTTTAATTCTACACTCCGTGAAGGCAATGTCACGCATCATGAATATATACAAGTTGGTAAAGGTCGGGATGTCGGTCTAAATCAAATTTCTCTGTTTGAGGCAAAAATCGCCAATGGAAATGGGGAACAAACACTTAGCCGTGATCTATACCGGCTTGGGCATCGGTTTGATTTTTTCAGAATGTTATCATGTTACTTCACTACAGTCGGTTTCTACTTCAGTACTTTG TTAACTGTATTGACCGTATACGTGTTCCTCTACGGGCGTCTTTATCTTGTACTTAGTGGACTTGAGCAAGGGCTAAGTGCTGAACCCGCCATTCGCCACAATAAACCACTTCAAGTGGCTCTCGCTTCACAATCATTTGTCCAAATCGGATTCTTAATGGCATTGCCTATGATGATGGAAATAGGTCTCGAACGAGGTTTCCGAACCGCATTAAGCGAATTCATTCTCATGCAATTACAACTCGCCCCGGTGTTCTTCACATTCacgcttggaacaaagactcaCTACTACGGTAGAACATTACTTCACGGAGGTGCAAAGTACAGAGCAACAGGTCGTGGGTTTGTCGTCTTTCACGCGAAGTTCGCCGAAAACTACCGTCTTTACTCCCGCAGTCATTTCGTCAAGGGGATCGAGCTTATGATTTTGCTTCTCGTTTATCAAATTTTCGGCGAGTCATATAGAGGACCGGTCGCTTACCTTTTGATCACTATCTCAATATGGTTTATGGTTGGCACATGGCTGTTCGCTCCGTTTCTTTTCAATCCTTCGGGTTTTGAGTGGCAAAAGATTGTCGATGATTGGTCTGATTGGAATAAGTGGATTAGCACCCAGGGTGGTATCGGGGTTCCTCCTGAGAAGAGTTGGGAATCTTGGTGGGAAGAGAAACAAGAACATCTACGTTATACCGGAAAGCGCGGTGTTATAGTCGAGATATTGTTATCGTTACGGTTTTTCATTTATCAGTATGGGCTTGTTTATCATCTAACTATGACAAAGCATCAGAAGAGTGTCCTG GTTTATGGTATATCATGGGTTGTCATCTTTGCCATTTTGTTAGTGGTGAAG GCTATATCATTTGGACGGATGAAATTCAGTGCAAAGTTTCAACTTGTTTTCCGGTTAATCAAAGGGGCGATCTTCATCATGTTTGTCTCGATTCTCGTGATCCTGATTGCACTCCCCCATATGACCTTGCAAGACATCTTTGTGTGCATTCTTGCCTTCATGCCAACTGGTTGGGGTTTACTATTG ATTGCACAGGCATGCAAACCGGTAGTGAAGTCAGCTGGATTCTGGGGATCGGTGAAGACACTTGCAAGAGGTTATGAGATAGTGATGGGCCTACTTCTGTTCACACCAGTTGCGTTTCTTGCGTGGTTTCCGTTTGTTTCAGAATTCCAAACACGTATGCTCTTTAACCAAGCGTTTAGTAGAGGTTTGCAAATATCGCGTATTCTTGGTGGGCATAGGAAAGATCGGTCAGCTAGGAACAAAGAGTAG